A window of Apium graveolens cultivar Ventura chromosome 8, ASM990537v1, whole genome shotgun sequence contains these coding sequences:
- the LOC141679033 gene encoding phosphoinositide phospholipase C 2-like: protein MSKESYGICCCFLRSYKFGAAKAPQEIKELFKLYSENGVMSVDHLQRFMKEVQGEGEVTIDDVEAVIMEEIGKHRHLHPLRRKNLNIEAFFQYLISDINSPLPSPSQVHQDMAAPLSHYFIYTGHNSYLTGNQLSSNCSDVPIKDALLRGVRVIELDMWPNSTKDNVHVLHGGTLTKPVELLTCLKSIKEHAFVTSEYPVILTLEDHLSPDLQAVVAKMVTEIFGDLLFTSKSESYPEFPSPELLKKRIIISTKPPKEYLESKGVKVVPNHNPKGSNLLEENGWGTEVDIKATFEELYKKCDPEDAESLDEDISEDEDDNLKQKVDPEYKNLIAIRARKRKGGVKDWFHDDPTTATRISLREQNLENAVIRHGADVIRFTRRNLLRIFPKGSRVDSSNYNPLIGWMHGAQLIAFNMQGHGRPLWLMQGLFRANGGCGYVKKPDFLLQDGLDNEVFDPKKELPVKQTLKIKIFMGEGWHLDFKHTHFDQYSPPDFYVKVGIAGVPADSLMRKTKIIEDDWIPTWNEEFEFSLTVPELALLRIEVHEYDMSEKDDFGGQTCLPVSELRSGIRAVPLHDRKGDKYKSVKLLARFEFV, encoded by the exons ATGTCGAAGGAAAGCTACGGAATATGCTGTTGTTTCCTGAGAAGTTACAAGTTTGGTGCAGCTAAGGCACCGCAAGAAATCAAAGAGTTGTTCAAGCTTTACTCTGAGAATGGAGTGATGAGTGTGGATCATTTACAAAGGTTCATGAAGGAGGTTCAGGGAGAAGGTGAAGTCACCATTGATGATGTTGAAGCTGTAATAATGGAGGAAATTGGCAAACACCGTCACCTTCATCCTCTTCGTCGAAAGAATCTTAATATTGAAGCTTTCTTTCAGTATCTTATCAGTGACATCAACTCTCCTCTCCCTTCACCTTCACAG GTACATCAAGATATGGCAGCTCCATTGTCACATTATTTCATATATACTGGGCATAATTCATATCTAACAGGGAATCAACTCAGTAGCAATTGCAGTGATGTCCCAATTAAAGATGCATTGCTCAGAGGCGTAAGAGTAATTGAACTCGATATGTGGCCTAATTCTACCAAAGACAATGTCCATGTTCTTCATGGAGG GACGCTGACAAAGCCAGTGGAACTCTTGACATGTTTAAAATCTATCAAGGAACATGCTTTTGTTACGTCTGAGTATCCTGTGATACTAACTCTAGAAGACCATCTTTCTCCTGATCTTCAAGCTGTAGTTGCCAAG ATGGTTACTGAAATATTTGGAGATTTACTTTTTACATCCAAGTCGGAAAGCTATCCAGAATTTCCATCTCCAGAACTATTGAAGAAACGGATTATTATTTCGACTAAACCACCAAAGGAGTATCTCGAGAGTAAAGGTGTTAAAGTTGTACCAAATCATAATCCGAAGGGAAGTAATCTTTTGGAGGAGAATGGGTGGGGAACTGAGGTCGATATCAAAGCTACATTTGAAGAACTATATAAG AAGTGTGATCCAGAGGATGCAGAAAGTCTCGATGAGGATATTTCAGAAGACGAGGATGACAACTTGAAGCAAAAAGTTGATCCTGAATATAAAAATTTGATTGCTATCCGGGCAAGAAAGCGAAAAGGAGGAGTCAAGGACTGGTTTCATGATGATCCAACAACAGCAACACGGATTAGCTTGAGAGAACAGAATTTGGAAAATGCTGTTATACGGCATGGAGCAGATGTTATCCG GTTTACTAGAAGGAATCTGCTGAGAATATTTCCTAAAGGCTCGCGAGTTGATTCGTCCAATTATAATCCGCTAATCGGGTGGATGCACGGAGCACAACTTATAGCATTCAATATGCAG GGGCATGGCAGACCACTTTGGCTGATGCAAGGGTTGTTTCGAGCCAATGGTGGGTGTGGTTATGTGAAAAAGCCAGATTTTTTGCTGCAGGATGGCCTAGACAATGAGGTTTTTGACCCTAAAAAAGAATTACCAGTAAAACAAACTTTAAAG ATTAAGATTTTCATGGGAGAAGGTTGGCATTTAGATTTCAAGCACACCCACTTTGACCAATACTCCCCACCAGATTTCTATGTGAAG GTGGGAATTGCTGGAGTGCCTGCTGATTCACTGATGAGGAAAACAAAGATAATTGAAGACGACTGGATACCAACATGGAACGAAGAATTTGAGTTTTCCTTGACAGTTCCAGAGCTGGCATTACTTCGGATTGAAGTACACGAGTATGACATGTCCGAAAAGGATGATTTTGGAGGTCAGACATGTCTACCTGTTTCAGAACTGAGATCAGGGATTCGAGCTGTGCCTCTTCATGACCGGAAGGGAGACAAATACAAATCCGTGAAGCTACTAGCCCGTtttgaatttgtttga
- the LOC141677442 gene encoding putative pyridoxal 5'-phosphate synthase subunit PDX1 — protein MAGTGVVAVYGNGALTETKQSPFSVKVGLAQMLRGGVIMDVVNAEQARIAEEAGACAVMALERVPADIRAQGGVARMSDPQLIKDIKNAVTIPVMAKARIGHFVEAQILEAIGIDYVDESEVLTLADDEHHINKHNFQIPFVCGCRNLGEALRRIREGAAMIRTKGEAGTGNIIEAVRHVRSVMGDIRVLRNMDDDEVFTFAKKIAAPYDLVMQTKQLGRLPVVQFAAGGVATPADAALMMQMGCDGVFVGSGVFKSGDPVKRGRAIVQAVTHYSDPQLLAEISCGLGEAMVGLNLDKNVERYANRSE, from the coding sequence ATGGCGGGAACAGGAGTAGTAGCAGTGTACGGAAACGGCGCACTAACAGAAACAAAACAATCTCCCTTCTCCGTCAAAGTCGGTCTCGCCCAGATGCTCCGCGGCGGCGTCATCATGGACGTCGTCAACGCGGAGCAAGCGCGTATAGCTGAAGAAGCAGGCGCGTGCGCCGTCATGGCACTCGAACGCGTCCCAGCCGACATTAGGGCACAAGGTGGCGTTGCACGAATGTCTGATCCTCAACTCATCAAAGACATCAAAAACGCAGTCACGATCCCCGTCATGGCCAAAGCTCGTATAGGCCATTTCGTGGAAGCTCAGATTCTCGAAGCAATTGGTATTGATTATGTGGATGAGAGTGAAGTGCTAACCCTAGCTGATGACGAGCATCATATCAACAAGCATAATTTTCAGATACCGTTTGTTTGCGGGTGTCGTAATCTTGGTGAAGCGCTTAGAAGAATTCGAGAAGGGGCTGCAATGATACGTACCAAGGGAGAAGCTGGGACAGGCAATATCATTGAAGCTGTACGTCATGTTAGGTCTGTTATGGGAGATATTAGGGTTTTGAGGAACATGGATGATGACGAAGTGTTTACGTTCGCGAAAAAGATTGCGGCGCCGTACGATTTGGTCATGCAGACAAAACAACTTGGGAGGTTGCCTGTAGTGCAGTTTGCTGCGGGTGGGGTGGCAACGCCGGCTGATGCTGCGTTAATGATGCAAATGGGGTGTGACGGGGTTTTTGTGGGGTCCGGGGTTTTTAAGAGCGGTGATCCCGTAAAGAGAGGGAGGGCGATTGTGCAGGCGGTAACGCATTATAGCGATCCGCAATTGCTTGCGGAGATTAGTTGTGGGTTGGGTGAGGCTATGGTTGGGTTGAATTTGGATAAAAATGTTGAGAGGTACGCGAATCGATCGGAATAA
- the LOC141676756 gene encoding PHD finger protein ALFIN-LIKE 1-like isoform X1 has translation MEMASISSTPPSVEEIFKDYSGRRAGIIRALSLDVDEFYGLCDPEKENLCLYGHPNETWEVSLPAEEVPPELPEPALGINFARDGMNRKDWLSLVAVHSDCWMLSVAFYLGARLNRNERKRLFSLINDLPTVFEVVSERKPVKEKLSGDGGSKSRGSTKRSSDGQVKSIPKMADEISEEDEDEHSETFCGSCGGNYNSDEFWIGCDICERWYHGKCVKITPVKAESIKQYKCPSCMKRGRQ, from the exons ATGGAAATGGCTTCCATTTCTTCAACCCCACCAAGTGTTGAAGAGATCTTTAAAGATTATAGTGGTCGTCGTGCTGGAATTATTCGAGCTTTGTCTTTAG ATGTTGATGAATTTTATGGACTTTGTGATCCAG AGAAAGAGAACTTGTGTCTTTATGGACATCCAAATGAGACTTGGGAAGTCAGTTTACCTGCCGAAGAAGTTCCTCCAGAGCTTCCTGAGCCAGCTCTTGGGATCAACTTTGCAAGGGACGGAATGAACCGTAAAGACTGGCTATCGCTAGTTGCTGTACACAGTGATTGCTGGATGCTCTCTGTGGCATTCTATCTTGGAGCTCGTCTTAATCGAAATGAGAG GAAGCGTCTGTTTAGCTTGATCAATGATCTGCCTACTGTATTTGAAGTAGTATCAGAAAGGAAACCTGTAAAAGAGAAGCTCAGTGGAGATGGTGGAAGCAAATCTCGGGGAAGCACAAAG AGGTCAAGTGATGGACAGGTGAAAAGCATCCCAAAAATGGCTGATGAAATTTCTGAGGAAGATGAAGATGAACATAGTGAAACGTTCTGTGGAAGCTGCGGTGGAAATTATAATTCAGATGAATTTTGGATTGGCTGCGACATCTGTGAGAGGTGGTACCATGGAAAGTGTGTTAAGATAACACCTGTCAAGGCTGAGAGCATAAAACAATACAAATGCCCGTCCTGCATGAAGCGTGGAAGGCAGTAG
- the LOC141676754 gene encoding myb family transcription factor RLI1-like produces MGSSRSDSSAKERLKWTQELHDLFEKAVNQLGGPYRATPKGILKAMRKSEITIYHVKSHLQKYRMSKFTPETPSKNKFERRSISEILPNFSATSGAQLNEALQMQMAVHRRMNDQHEVPRNLKVKIEAQGRFLERIAEDYRNCPNIAKRTKILSPISLPSLCEESESSAKDFESDFENKTEIMSDEKLPAPKRLRIEYDNFQQRYGKCASEASDTYLQQSVLSPKRSKISYQSPELSFPWNATAYCQSPLMPASYGSF; encoded by the exons ATGGGTTCAAGTCGCTCTGATAGTTCTGCAAAGGAGCGATTGAAATGGACACAAGAACTGCATGATTTATTTGAAAAAGCAGTCAACCAGCTTGGAGGTCCTTATA GGGCAACACCAAAAGGTATCTTGAAGGCTATGAGAAAATCTGAGATCACGATCTACCATGTGAAAAGTCATTTACAG AAATACAGAATGTCGAAGTTTACCCCGGAAACGCCCAGTA AAAACAAGTTTGAAAGGAGAAGCATTTCAGAAATTTTACCGAACTTCAGTGCAACGTC GGGTGCTCAGCTAAACGAAGCATTGCAGATGCAAATGGCAGTCCATAGAAGAATGAATGATCAACATGAG GTACCGAGGAATTTGAAGGTTAAAATTGAAGCACAAGGAAGGTTCCTTGAGAGGATTGCTGAAGATTATAGAAACTGTCCAAACATTGCAAAGCGTACCAAGATTTTATCTCCTATATCACTTCCATCACTGTGTGAGGAGTCCGAGTCTAGTGCCAAGGACTTTGAATCTGATTTCGAGAACAAAACTGAAATTATGTCTGATGAGAAACTTCCAGCACCAAAGAGGCTTCGGATTGAGTATGATAATTTCCAACAAAGATACGGTAAATGTGCTTCAGAGGCTTCGGATACCTATCTGCAACAATCTGTGCTTTCACCTAAGCGATCAAAAATTTCGTATCAATCTCCAGAACTTAGCTTCCCGTGGAATGCTACTGCTTACTGCCAGTCACCTCTTATGCCAGCTTCATATGGTTCTTTTTAG
- the LOC141676756 gene encoding PHD finger protein ALFIN-LIKE 1-like isoform X2: MEMASISSTPPSVEEIFKDYSGRRAGIIRALSLDVDEFYGLCDPEKENLCLYGHPNETWEVSLPAEEVPPELPEPALGINFARDGMNRKDWLSLVAVHSDCWMLSVAFYLGARLNRNERKRLFSLINDLPTVFEVVSERKPVKEKLSGDGGSKSRGSTKVKSIPKMADEISEEDEDEHSETFCGSCGGNYNSDEFWIGCDICERWYHGKCVKITPVKAESIKQYKCPSCMKRGRQ, from the exons ATGGAAATGGCTTCCATTTCTTCAACCCCACCAAGTGTTGAAGAGATCTTTAAAGATTATAGTGGTCGTCGTGCTGGAATTATTCGAGCTTTGTCTTTAG ATGTTGATGAATTTTATGGACTTTGTGATCCAG AGAAAGAGAACTTGTGTCTTTATGGACATCCAAATGAGACTTGGGAAGTCAGTTTACCTGCCGAAGAAGTTCCTCCAGAGCTTCCTGAGCCAGCTCTTGGGATCAACTTTGCAAGGGACGGAATGAACCGTAAAGACTGGCTATCGCTAGTTGCTGTACACAGTGATTGCTGGATGCTCTCTGTGGCATTCTATCTTGGAGCTCGTCTTAATCGAAATGAGAG GAAGCGTCTGTTTAGCTTGATCAATGATCTGCCTACTGTATTTGAAGTAGTATCAGAAAGGAAACCTGTAAAAGAGAAGCTCAGTGGAGATGGTGGAAGCAAATCTCGGGGAAGCACAAAG GTGAAAAGCATCCCAAAAATGGCTGATGAAATTTCTGAGGAAGATGAAGATGAACATAGTGAAACGTTCTGTGGAAGCTGCGGTGGAAATTATAATTCAGATGAATTTTGGATTGGCTGCGACATCTGTGAGAGGTGGTACCATGGAAAGTGTGTTAAGATAACACCTGTCAAGGCTGAGAGCATAAAACAATACAAATGCCCGTCCTGCATGAAGCGTGGAAGGCAGTAG
- the LOC141676753 gene encoding uncharacterized protein LOC141676753: protein MGVDYYKILQVDRNATVDDLRKAYRKLAMKWHPDKNPNNKKDAESKFKTISEAYDVLSDPEKKAVYDQYGEEGLKGQVPPPGAGFERPNMYKFNPRSADDIFSELFGFGGMGDMGGARGGGPFQRNSPFAAEDVFASLRNNANEGSGSTPLRKGAAIERTLPCSLEDLYKGATKKMKISRDVIDPTGRTGTTEEILTIDIKPGWKKGTKITFPQKGNEQRGVIPSDLVFIIDEKPHSIFKRDGNDLIATQKISLAEALTGYTAQLSTLDARSLTIPISSIISPTYEEVVKGEGMPIPKEPTKKGNLRIKFNIKFPARLTAEQKTGIKRLLTS from the exons ATGGGAGTTGATTACTACAAGATTCTTCAAGTGGATCGAAACGCAACAGTAGATGATCTTCGAAAAGCTTATCGTAAGCTTGCTATGAAGTGGCATCCTGATAAGAACCCTAATAACAAAAAAGATGCTGAATCTAAATTCAAAACTATCTCTGAAGCTTATGAT GTTTTGAGTGATCCTGAAAAGAAAGCTGTTTATGACCAGTATGGCGAGGAAGGGTTAAAAGGACAGGTGCCACCACCGGGTGCTGGTTTTGAAAGGCCTAATATGTATAAGTTTAATCCTCGTAGTGCTGATGATATCTTTTCTGAGCTTTTTGGATTTGGTGGAATGGGAGATATGGGAGGGGCTCGTGGTGGTGGTCCGTTTCAGAGGAATTCCCCGTTTGCAGCAGAGGATGTATTCGCTTCTTTGAGGAACAATGCCAATGAGGGTTCTGGAAGTACGCCATTGCGAAAAGGGGCCGCGATAGAGAGGACATTGCCTTGTAGTCTTGAGGATTTGTACAAGGGAGCTACtaagaagatgaagatttcaaGGGATGTCATCGATCCGACTGG GAGAACGGGCACAACGGAGGAAATCCTTACAATTGATATCAAGCCTGGTTGGAAGAAGGGAACCAAAATTACTTTTCCACAGAAAGGGAATGAACAACGAGGTGTTATACCCTCCGATCTTGTTTTCATAATTGACGAAAAGCCTCATAGCATCTTCAAGAGGGATGGAAATGATCTCATTGCCACCCAAAAGATCTCTTTGGCAGAAGCATTGACAGGTTACACTGCACAGCTTAGTACCCTTGACGCCCGTAGCTTAACGATCCCCATCAGTTCCATCATCAGTCCAACCTATGAAGAAGTTGTTAAAGGGGAAGGAATGCCCATCCCGAAGGAACCTACTAAAAAAGGGAACTTACGAATCAAGTTCAACATCAAGTTCCCTGCAAGGCTCACCGCGGAGCAGAAAACTGGAATTAAGCGCTTGCTGACTTCCTAA